From the Drosophila suzukii chromosome 2 unlocalized genomic scaffold, CBGP_Dsuzu_IsoJpt1.0 scf_2c, whole genome shotgun sequence genome, one window contains:
- the LOC139354350 gene encoding cyclic GMP-AMP synthase-like receptor — translation MESSNEKPLASGAGIEFVLDMISIDAEDRQTFEEDAHHQGEDYYISRRKIQDWLRDNVSEVIPICFDFVSAFKFLASEWLHVFPQNPNEDRSWYAVPCKIRTPNVPDDPHSFIVCAPHWKRMVLSKKQNLKGGLRLMKALGDANDMPMISSYTIKSLFLKKRMIRYNQSPGLFLI, via the exons ATGGAAAGTTCCAATGAAAAGCCACTTGCCTCCGGTGCGGGCATTGAATTCGTGCTCGATATGATCTCCATTGATGCCGAGGACCGACAAACTTTCGAGGAAGATGCACATCATCAAGGAGAAGATTACTATATAAGCCGTCGGAAGATTCAGGACTGGTTACGCGACAACGTCAGCGAAGTAATTCCG ATCTGCTTCGACTTTGTGTCAGCTTTCAAATTTTTGGCATCAGAGTGGCTCCATGTTTTTCCCCAAAACCCGAATGAGGATCGCAGCTGGTACGCCGTGCCCTGTAAAATCCGAACTCCCAATGTTCCGGATGATCCACATTCTTTCATCGTCTGTGCTCCTCACTGGAAGCGAATGGTCCTGAGCAAGAAGCAGAACCTCAAGGGCGGATTGCGGCTAATGAAAGCTTTAGGGGATGCCAATGATATGCCAATGATCTCCAGTTACACAATCAAGAGTCTCTTCTTGAAAAAAAGAATGATAAGATATAATCAATCGCCAGGACTATTTCTAATTTGA
- the Slmap gene encoding sarcolemmal membrane-associated protein isoform X1, producing MTSATLVGCTVMVLVSNEWLTNNDHQKPSPASPTTAPVAVGAIALSNITDIDTELPETTKPETGGGLSTIKRKKAQYAASMEAGKKFEQDQLFQIMDMNELIATGRNNEEAIENQENNNMQVCYSNTNTLQGVSSLDRRATAQMPAAVSQQVLNLAMKSVLNANNSGVGVGVTSVSSLLSSLGALNSSALQLEQAKDCGTLLVASVDSTAPVDLIKTLESATTSSTGDAKIVLQCEAKSHKFDTRSIPLQPNKDCKVGRLIAKSKASEGNAIFDCKVLSRNHAMLWYTPDGRFWVKDTKSSNGTFINDNKLGNDPAELHSGDTVKFGVEVIENSRQEVHGCIIARVSLFLPDGREAISIDAGQMLLSGHNRISFDEIQRLNSFLQEAAQREKTLKAKLSSLQSVLDTTRKNSALCWQSMITEDQLLHKINLLEKKLQVMEKNVPENALRNEIVKLLEDKTAYQLTAKEALRKVYQERCDAIQMLSKMEMAYATSENECGILRAQVLTSKQTMQDFNARLEQLQQEYTEYKQESLRQQQEAKEQEDHNLELLKEKLITQEHEVEELRLQVTQLQQFLAEHDSEQLKEKDVLNQLDAILPNDDEYNNKGHGPDGKENQKSYIQNRLSATQDHLIMDLDQHTAESATQKDKLKLSELDLEKIICNSSVIKLLKNSDLCKSEDGSAVLKAIFSDDDEDSECGIKEGNGKMQASNVGTDLVLSGFDSGIKRETAETVEEFVRNYSRDERLNGINEMFEKSAAKSSSAHKLESQNTLVRVEENLYNPSDFPTEYALEMLQEECHTYKRKTEHLTVENHSMREQIDLLRKQLQQEVTHDAKTKLEELRNEKRQDDSQNNTENDWKEDMAAMNNSQVDQEEELIVYKERLEHSERNNLELRKEISALHLDQQHIPPIKQVLLHRVLPLGCVAIALLIYLFYNQI from the exons atGACGTCTGCGACTTTAG TTGGATGTACAGTGATGGTCCTAGTGAGCAACGAATGGCTGACAAATAATGATCACCAGAAACCAAGCCCAGCATCGCCGACTACAGCACCAGTAGCAGTCGGAGCCATAGCATTGAGCAACATAACGGATATAGACACGGAACTTCCTGAGACGACCAAACCTGAAACCGGGGGAGGACTATCGACTATCAAGCGAAAGAAGGCCCAGTACGCCGCAAGCATGGAAGCTGGAAAAAAATTTGAGCAGGACCAACTTTTCCAGATAATGGATATGAACGAACTCATTGCGACTGGCAGAAACAATGAGGAGGCGATTGAGAATCAGGAAAATAACAACATGCAAGTCTGTTACTCTAATACAAATACATTGCAGGGTGTATCCAGTCTCGACCGTCGTGCGACTGCGCAGATGCCAGCTGCTGTCTCGCAGCAGGTGCTTAACTTGGCCATGAAGTCCGTGCTGAATGCAAACAATTCCGGGGTCGGTGTTGGAGTAACAAGTGTTAGCAGTCTGTTAAGTTCCCTGGGCGCACTAAACAGTAGTGCTTTACAATTGGAACAGGCGAAGGATTGTGGCACTTTGCTGGTCGCTTCGGTTGATTCAACGGCCCCTGTCGACTTAATCAAAACATTGGAGTCGGCCACAACTTCAAGCACGGGTGATGCAAAAATAGTTTTACAGTGCGAGGCCAAGTCGCATAAATTCGACACAAGATCCATACCTTTGCAGCCGAACAAGGATTGCAAGGTAGGCCGCCTTATAGCCAAAAGCAAGGCGAGTGAAGGAAACGCGATTTTTGACTGTAAGGTTTTATCAAGAAACCACGCAATGCTGTGGTACACTCCGGACGGTCGTTTCTGGGTCAAAGATACAAAATCTAGCAACGGTACCTTTATCAACGACAACAAGCTGGGTAATGATCCGGCAGAACTTCATTCCGGGGACACCGTCAAGTTCGGAGTTGAAGTGATTGAGAACTCTCGGCAGGAGGTGCACGGCTGTATTATTGCCCGTGTCTCCCTCTTTCTACCAGATGGCCGAGAGGCTATTTCGATAGACGCGGGTCAGATGCTGTTGTCCGGGCATAACCGAATTAGCTTTGACGAAATTCAACGCCTAAATTCCTTCCTTCAGGAGGCTGCGCAGCGAGAGAAGACGTTGAAGGCTAAGTTAAGCAGCTTACAAAGCGTTCTTGATACCACCCGAAAGAACTCTGCGTTGTGCTGGCAGAGTATGATAACTGAAGACCAGTTATTACACAAGATCAACTTATTGGAAAAGAAGCTGCAGGTGATGGAAAAGAACGTTCCAGAGAATGCACTTCGAAACGAG ATTGTGAAGCTTCTTGAGGATAAAACCGCATACCAGTTGACTGCCAAAGAGGCCCTGCGAAAGGTTTACCAGGAACGGTGCGATGCTATCCAAATGCTCTCTAAGATGGAAATGGCCTACGCCACCTCAGAAAACGAGTGCGGCATATTGCGTGCTCAAGTCTTAACATCGAAGCAGACAATGCAGGACTTTAATGCTCGGTTAGAGCAACTTCAGCAGGAGTACACGGAGTACAAGCAGGAATCATTGCGGCAGCAACAAGAGGCTAAGGAACAGGAAGATCACAATTTGGAGCTCCTTAAGGAGAAGCTGATTACACAAGAGCACGAAGTTGAGGAACTTCGTCTACAGGTTACTCAGCTCCAACAGTTCCTTGCCGAGCATGATAGTGAACAATTGAAGGAGAAAGATGTCTTGAATCAATTAGATGCAATCTTACCCAACGATGACGAATATAATAACAAAGGTCACGGGCCGGACGGAAAAGAGAATCAAAAAAGTTATATTCAGAATCGTTTGTCTGCAACACAGGATCATTTAATAATGGACCTCGATCAGCATACAGCAGAGTCAGCAACACAAAAG GATAAGCTGAAATTAAGTGAATTAGACTTGGAAAAAATCATATGCAATTCAAGCGTCATAAAGTTGCTAAAGAATTCTGATCTTTGCAAAAGCGAAGACGGCTCAGCAGTGTTGAAAGCCATTTTTAGCGATGACGATGAAGATTCCGAATGCGGAATTAAGGagggaaatggaaaaatgCAAGCTTCAAATGTTGGAACAGATTTAGTTCTAAGCGGGTTCGATTCGGGTATCAAGCGCGAGACAGCAGAAACCGTAGAAGAGTTTGTCCGAAATTATTCAAGGGATGAACGACTCAATGGAATTAATGAAATGTTTGAGAAATCGGCTGCAAAGAGCTCCTCGGCTCACAAATTAGAAAGCCAGAACACGCTTGTGCGCGTTGAGGAAAATCTTTATAATCCATCTGACTTTCCCACAGAGTACGCCCTAGAAATGCTACAGGAGGAATGTCATACATACAAGAGAAAGACGGAGCACTTGACTGTTGAAAATCACTCCATGCGCGAGCAGATCGATCTCCTAAGGAAGCAGCTACAGCAAGAGGTTACGCACGATGCAAAAACAAAGTTGGAGGAACTCAGAAATGAAAAAAGGCAAGACGATAGCCAAAATAACACAGAGAATGACTGGAAGGAGGACATGGCAGCCATGAATAACTCGCAAGTGGATCAGGAGGAGGAACTTATTGTTTACAAGGAACGACTTGAGCATTCGGAGCGTAACAACTTGGAGCTTCGTAAAGAAATATCGGCTCTGCACCTTGATCAGCAGCACATTCCACCTATAAAACAAGTGCTACTGCACCGTGTTTTACCTCTTGGCTGTGTCGCCATTGCTCTTCTCATCTATTTATTTTACAACCAAATTTGA
- the Slmap gene encoding sarcolemmal membrane-associated protein isoform X2 — MVLVSNEWLTNNDHQKPSPASPTTAPVAVGAIALSNITDIDTELPETTKPETGGGLSTIKRKKAQYAASMEAGKKFEQDQLFQIMDMNELIATGRNNEEAIENQENNNMQVCYSNTNTLQGVSSLDRRATAQMPAAVSQQVLNLAMKSVLNANNSGVGVGVTSVSSLLSSLGALNSSALQLEQAKDCGTLLVASVDSTAPVDLIKTLESATTSSTGDAKIVLQCEAKSHKFDTRSIPLQPNKDCKVGRLIAKSKASEGNAIFDCKVLSRNHAMLWYTPDGRFWVKDTKSSNGTFINDNKLGNDPAELHSGDTVKFGVEVIENSRQEVHGCIIARVSLFLPDGREAISIDAGQMLLSGHNRISFDEIQRLNSFLQEAAQREKTLKAKLSSLQSVLDTTRKNSALCWQSMITEDQLLHKINLLEKKLQVMEKNVPENALRNEIVKLLEDKTAYQLTAKEALRKVYQERCDAIQMLSKMEMAYATSENECGILRAQVLTSKQTMQDFNARLEQLQQEYTEYKQESLRQQQEAKEQEDHNLELLKEKLITQEHEVEELRLQVTQLQQFLAEHDSEQLKEKDVLNQLDAILPNDDEYNNKGHGPDGKENQKSYIQNRLSATQDHLIMDLDQHTAESATQKDKLKLSELDLEKIICNSSVIKLLKNSDLCKSEDGSAVLKAIFSDDDEDSECGIKEGNGKMQASNVGTDLVLSGFDSGIKRETAETVEEFVRNYSRDERLNGINEMFEKSAAKSSSAHKLESQNTLVRVEENLYNPSDFPTEYALEMLQEECHTYKRKTEHLTVENHSMREQIDLLRKQLQQEVTHDAKTKLEELRNEKRQDDSQNNTENDWKEDMAAMNNSQVDQEEELIVYKERLEHSERNNLELRKEISALHLDQQHIPPIKQVLLHRVLPLGCVAIALLIYLFYNQI; from the exons ATGGTCCTAGTGAGCAACGAATGGCTGACAAATAATGATCACCAGAAACCAAGCCCAGCATCGCCGACTACAGCACCAGTAGCAGTCGGAGCCATAGCATTGAGCAACATAACGGATATAGACACGGAACTTCCTGAGACGACCAAACCTGAAACCGGGGGAGGACTATCGACTATCAAGCGAAAGAAGGCCCAGTACGCCGCAAGCATGGAAGCTGGAAAAAAATTTGAGCAGGACCAACTTTTCCAGATAATGGATATGAACGAACTCATTGCGACTGGCAGAAACAATGAGGAGGCGATTGAGAATCAGGAAAATAACAACATGCAAGTCTGTTACTCTAATACAAATACATTGCAGGGTGTATCCAGTCTCGACCGTCGTGCGACTGCGCAGATGCCAGCTGCTGTCTCGCAGCAGGTGCTTAACTTGGCCATGAAGTCCGTGCTGAATGCAAACAATTCCGGGGTCGGTGTTGGAGTAACAAGTGTTAGCAGTCTGTTAAGTTCCCTGGGCGCACTAAACAGTAGTGCTTTACAATTGGAACAGGCGAAGGATTGTGGCACTTTGCTGGTCGCTTCGGTTGATTCAACGGCCCCTGTCGACTTAATCAAAACATTGGAGTCGGCCACAACTTCAAGCACGGGTGATGCAAAAATAGTTTTACAGTGCGAGGCCAAGTCGCATAAATTCGACACAAGATCCATACCTTTGCAGCCGAACAAGGATTGCAAGGTAGGCCGCCTTATAGCCAAAAGCAAGGCGAGTGAAGGAAACGCGATTTTTGACTGTAAGGTTTTATCAAGAAACCACGCAATGCTGTGGTACACTCCGGACGGTCGTTTCTGGGTCAAAGATACAAAATCTAGCAACGGTACCTTTATCAACGACAACAAGCTGGGTAATGATCCGGCAGAACTTCATTCCGGGGACACCGTCAAGTTCGGAGTTGAAGTGATTGAGAACTCTCGGCAGGAGGTGCACGGCTGTATTATTGCCCGTGTCTCCCTCTTTCTACCAGATGGCCGAGAGGCTATTTCGATAGACGCGGGTCAGATGCTGTTGTCCGGGCATAACCGAATTAGCTTTGACGAAATTCAACGCCTAAATTCCTTCCTTCAGGAGGCTGCGCAGCGAGAGAAGACGTTGAAGGCTAAGTTAAGCAGCTTACAAAGCGTTCTTGATACCACCCGAAAGAACTCTGCGTTGTGCTGGCAGAGTATGATAACTGAAGACCAGTTATTACACAAGATCAACTTATTGGAAAAGAAGCTGCAGGTGATGGAAAAGAACGTTCCAGAGAATGCACTTCGAAACGAG ATTGTGAAGCTTCTTGAGGATAAAACCGCATACCAGTTGACTGCCAAAGAGGCCCTGCGAAAGGTTTACCAGGAACGGTGCGATGCTATCCAAATGCTCTCTAAGATGGAAATGGCCTACGCCACCTCAGAAAACGAGTGCGGCATATTGCGTGCTCAAGTCTTAACATCGAAGCAGACAATGCAGGACTTTAATGCTCGGTTAGAGCAACTTCAGCAGGAGTACACGGAGTACAAGCAGGAATCATTGCGGCAGCAACAAGAGGCTAAGGAACAGGAAGATCACAATTTGGAGCTCCTTAAGGAGAAGCTGATTACACAAGAGCACGAAGTTGAGGAACTTCGTCTACAGGTTACTCAGCTCCAACAGTTCCTTGCCGAGCATGATAGTGAACAATTGAAGGAGAAAGATGTCTTGAATCAATTAGATGCAATCTTACCCAACGATGACGAATATAATAACAAAGGTCACGGGCCGGACGGAAAAGAGAATCAAAAAAGTTATATTCAGAATCGTTTGTCTGCAACACAGGATCATTTAATAATGGACCTCGATCAGCATACAGCAGAGTCAGCAACACAAAAG GATAAGCTGAAATTAAGTGAATTAGACTTGGAAAAAATCATATGCAATTCAAGCGTCATAAAGTTGCTAAAGAATTCTGATCTTTGCAAAAGCGAAGACGGCTCAGCAGTGTTGAAAGCCATTTTTAGCGATGACGATGAAGATTCCGAATGCGGAATTAAGGagggaaatggaaaaatgCAAGCTTCAAATGTTGGAACAGATTTAGTTCTAAGCGGGTTCGATTCGGGTATCAAGCGCGAGACAGCAGAAACCGTAGAAGAGTTTGTCCGAAATTATTCAAGGGATGAACGACTCAATGGAATTAATGAAATGTTTGAGAAATCGGCTGCAAAGAGCTCCTCGGCTCACAAATTAGAAAGCCAGAACACGCTTGTGCGCGTTGAGGAAAATCTTTATAATCCATCTGACTTTCCCACAGAGTACGCCCTAGAAATGCTACAGGAGGAATGTCATACATACAAGAGAAAGACGGAGCACTTGACTGTTGAAAATCACTCCATGCGCGAGCAGATCGATCTCCTAAGGAAGCAGCTACAGCAAGAGGTTACGCACGATGCAAAAACAAAGTTGGAGGAACTCAGAAATGAAAAAAGGCAAGACGATAGCCAAAATAACACAGAGAATGACTGGAAGGAGGACATGGCAGCCATGAATAACTCGCAAGTGGATCAGGAGGAGGAACTTATTGTTTACAAGGAACGACTTGAGCATTCGGAGCGTAACAACTTGGAGCTTCGTAAAGAAATATCGGCTCTGCACCTTGATCAGCAGCACATTCCACCTATAAAACAAGTGCTACTGCACCGTGTTTTACCTCTTGGCTGTGTCGCCATTGCTCTTCTCATCTATTTATTTTACAACCAAATTTGA